The following coding sequences are from one Lolium rigidum isolate FL_2022 chromosome 6, APGP_CSIRO_Lrig_0.1, whole genome shotgun sequence window:
- the LOC124665354 gene encoding potassium transporter 5-like, with translation MAEPLKTNGNGAAEGGADSGFASEKMQSPPRRLQRFDSLHTEAGMIPGGQSHAAKVGWATTLSLALQSLGVVYGDMGTSPLYVFSSTFTSGIKDTDDLLGVMSLIIYTVALLPLMKYCFIVLRANDNGDGGTFALYSLISRYARISLIPNQQAEDATVSHYKLESPSNRVKRAHWIKEKMESSPNFKVILFLVTILATSMVIGDGVLTPCISVLSAVGGIKESAKSLTQGQIAGIAIVILIVLFAVQRFGTDKVGYTFGPVILTWFILIAGIGIYNLIKHDIGTLKAFNPKYIVEYFQRNGKDGWISLGGVVLCITGTEAMFADLGHFNVRAIQIGFSVVLLPSVLLAYMGQAAYLRIYPENVADTFYKSIPGPLYWPTFVVAVASAIIASQAMISGAFAIIAQSQILGCFPRVRVTHTSKKFHGQVYIPEINYALMILCVGVTAIFQTTEKIGNAYGIAVVFVMFITTLLVTLVMTMIWKTSLLWIALFPIIFGGAELMYLSSAFYKFKEGGYLPLGFAAILMLIMGTWHYVHVHRYKYELKNKVSNNYVAELATRRSLARLPGIGVLYSELVQGIPPILPHLVEKVPSIHSVLVIISIKYLPISHIETSERFLFRYVEPREYRVFRCVVRYGYNNKVEDPREFESLLIGNLKHFIHEESLFSQSSPSLGGEDNSIEESGNAMEPSVEVQDARLPKSFIDGIHAGPPNGCMDEIELIQRGMDDGVVHLLGETNVVAEQNAGLVKKIIVDYAYNFIRKNFRQPEKITCVPHNRLLRVGMTYEI, from the exons ATGGCTGAGCCTCTGAAGACAAACGGCAATGGAGCTGCTGAAGGGGGTGCAGACTCTGGATTTGCATCAGAGAAGATGCAGTCACCACCAAGGAGGCTGCAGAGGTTTGATTCGCTGCACACAGAAGCTGGGATGATTCCAGGCGGCCAAAGCCATGCAGCCAAG GTTGGCTGGGCCACGACACTAAGCTTGGCACTTCAGAGCCTAGGTGTGGTTTACGGGGACATGGGAACTTCTCCCCTGTATGTGTTCTCCAGCACTTTTACTAGCGGGATCAAGGACACAGATGACCTCCTTGGTGTAATGTCCCTGATTATCTACACAGTGGCTCTCCTTCCATTGATGAAATATTGTTTCATTGTCCTGAGAGCTAACGACAACGGTGATG GCGGAACGTTTGCACTTTATTCCTTGATATCTCGCTATGCTAGGATTAGCTTGATACCTAATCAGCAGGCTGAAGATGCAACAGTCTCTCACTACAAGTTAGAGTCCCCCTCGAATCGTGTCAAGCGAGCTCATTGGATTAAGGAGAAGATGGAAAGCAGCCCAAACTTTAAGGTCATACTTTTCCTAGTGACAATTCTAGCGACATCAATGGTTATTGGTGACGGTGTGCTAACTCCATGTATTTCAG TGCTTAGTGCAGTTGGGGGAATCAAAGAATCAGCAAAGTCCTTAACTCAAG GACAGATAGCTGGCATCGCAATTGTCATTCTGATCGTCCTCTTTGCTGTTCAGCGATTTGGCACAGACAAAGTTGGTTACACATTTGGCCCAGTAATCTTGACATGGTTCATCTTAATTGCTGGTATTGGAATTTATAATTTGATCAAACATGACATCGGAACTCTAAAAGCATTCAATCCTAAATATATCGTGGAATATTTCCAAAGAAATGGGAAGGATGGCTGGATTTCGCTTGGAGGTGTTGTTTTGTGCATTACAG GAACTGAAGCAATGTTTGCAGACCTTGGTCACTTCAATGTGAGAGCAATCCAG ATTGGCTTTTCGGTAGTTCTGCTCCCATCAGTACTGCTGGCTTACATGGGGCAAGCTGCGTATCTTCGCATCTACCCTGAAAATGTTGCGGATACATTCTACAAATCAATCCCTG GTCCATTATATTGGCCAACATTTGTGGTGGCTGTGGCTTCTGCTATAATTGCAAGCCAAGCTATGATATCTGGTGCATTTGCAATCATTGCTCAGTCCCAAATTCTTGGTTGCTTTCCACGGGTTCGTGTCACCCACACTTCAAAAAAGTTTCATGGGCAAGTCTACATTCCGGAGATCAACTACGCGTTAATGATTTTATGCGTAGGTGTGACAGCTATTTTCCAAACTACGGAAAAGATCGGCAATGCATATG GTATTGCTGTCGTCTTTGTGATGTTCATAACAACACTTCTAGTCACACTGGTAATGACCATGATATGGAAGACAAGTCTTCTGTGGATTGCACTCTTTCCAATAATATTCGGTGGCGCAGAGCTCATGTACTTATCGTCAGCATTCTACAAATTTAAAGAAGGTGGCTACTTGCCACTAGGTTTTGCAGCAATTCTGATGCTTATAATGGGCACATGGCACTATGTTCATGTTCACCGATACAAATACGAGCTCAAGAACAAAGTGTCAAACAACTATGTGGCAGAGTTGGCAACAAGGCGTAGTCTCGCTAGGCTGCCAGGAATAGGTGTTCTGTACTCCGAGCTTGTGCAAGGAATCCCACCCATACTTCCTCATTTGGTAGAAAAAGTACCTTCTATCCATTCAGTTCTGGTGATTATCTCAATAAAGTACTTACCAATCAGCCATATAGAAACAAGCGAGCGGTTCCTCTTCAGATATGTGGAGCCAAGAGAATACAGGGTATTTCGATGTGTGGTGCGCTATGGctacaacaataaagtagaagatccaAGAGAGTTCGAGAGCTTGCTCATTGGGAATTTGAAGCATTTCATCCATGAAGAATCATTGTTCAGCCAAAGTAGTCCTTCCCTTGGAGGAGAAGATAATTCAATCGAAGAGTCAGGAAATGCAATGGAGCCTTCTGTTGAAGTTCAAGATGCAAGATTACCGAAAAGTTTTATAGATGGAATCCATGCTGGTCCACCAAACGGGTGCATGGATGAGATAGAGTTGATTCAGAGAGGGATGGATGATGGTGTTGTCCATCTGCTAGGAGAAACCAATGTGGTGGCGGAGCAAAATGCCGGTTTAGTGAAGAAAATAATAGTTGACTACGCCTACAATTTCATTAGAAAGAACTTCAGGCAACCAGAGAAGATCACATGTGTCCCCCATAACAGACTGCTGAGGGTGGGAATGACATATGAGATCTAG